A single window of Pseudomonas lutea DNA harbors:
- the fliL gene encoding flagellar basal body-associated protein FliL, translated as MAKSDDAVTDPAKKGKLKVIILIVVGLLLAIGLSVGATWFIMHKAESKPDPAAVAEAANAKKEAIFEPLTPPFVVNYNVNGRQRYMQVSITLLARDHADLEALKAHMPVIRNNLVMMFSGQPFDTIATPVGMEMLRQKAAAVVQEVGQKELSKSVIEQVLFTNYVLQ; from the coding sequence ATGGCGAAGAGCGACGACGCAGTTACGGACCCCGCAAAAAAAGGCAAGCTGAAAGTCATCATCCTGATTGTGGTGGGGCTGCTGCTGGCCATTGGTCTGTCGGTCGGGGCGACCTGGTTCATCATGCACAAGGCCGAGAGCAAGCCGGACCCGGCGGCTGTTGCGGAAGCGGCGAATGCCAAAAAAGAGGCGATCTTCGAACCGCTGACGCCGCCCTTCGTCGTCAACTACAACGTCAACGGTCGTCAGCGCTATATGCAGGTCAGCATCACCTTGCTGGCTCGCGATCATGCTGACCTGGAAGCCTTGAAAGCACACATGCCGGTTATCCGTAATAATCTGGTGATGATGTTCTCAGGTCAGCCATTCGATACCATCGCCACGCCGGTGGGTATGGAAATGCTGCGCCAGAAAGCCGCTGCCGTGGTTCAGGAAGTGGGCCAGAAAGAGCTGAGCAAGAGCGTCATCGAACAAGTACTTTTCACTAACTACGTACTGCAGTAG